The following are from one region of the bacterium genome:
- a CDS encoding S8 family serine peptidase, translated as MKKAFAIALALVVFAGVSYAGKVSPGLEAQMSTMNGSEEITVLVVLSDQVDLESLNWELRDAKAPLPVRHSTVIRSLRDTAVRSQQPLLDELETLRGRGQVRGYTPHWLINSVVVATTVNEISRLAARPDVEVIEPDLVVELIGPVTEPRAKSLGSRGIGITPGVVDVGARRVWDELGIDGTGAVVGVLDTGVDGSHPALSARWRGNFADPAECWLDAAGLGDPTPVDQHYHGTHVMGTITGRAADDTIGVAPGALWIASNVINMSTGTAFDNAVITSLEFMADPDGNPGTFDDVPDVVQNSWGVNEGFTGYYDCDSRWWAAIDACEAAGVVLTWSAGNEGSGGTTMRSPADRADSLFNTFSVGSTNHTAPFSVSGFSSRGPSGCGGAYAMKPEIMAPGADIYSAQPGGGYQYLDGTSMAGPHIAGVVALMRSANPGLDVETIKQILMDTAIDMGVTGEDNDTGHGFVDAYAAVLQVMSGYGTLEGTVTDVSTSLPIAGASVVFTAAGELNRTRTTNASGFYNIMLPQGDWDLDFSAFGYLGDTVTGVTVVEDMTTTQDVQLAQAPSALLSGHVYDDESAPVDGATITVLGTPLAPATSGLDGYYEITMPTGAVYEVLASAYGMGSQQVTLDFQGAATQDFFLPQLIFDNFESGTLVVFPWATSGDADWFVTTDQVYEGAYSVKSGDITHSQSSVLSITLDVLAAGNLEFYYKVSSESGYDYLSFSIDGGQQNAWAGEIDWTLASYPVDAGPHTFSWSYDKDGSVDTGGDCAWLDYVVFPTIAPPTYPELAVSPPDLTETLQPGATSVQYITLDNNGEGELIFTASVTMDLPPAAASREAIEPGKGDPDPRVGQSPLLGSGGPDAYGYNWIDSDEFGGPSYDWAEINAVGTALALTDDSVSGDLPLGFTFKFYGADFTTVRVCSNGFLSFTSSDNSYTNDPIPDAQEPNNLIAAYWDDLNPASAGTVYYYADAANNRFIVEWDAVVHYGTSDPQTFQVILNGDQTIVFQYATTNGQSESTVGIEDGSGAVGLQVVFNAPYIHDGLATLFSFVPPPDPWLTVTPTSGTVPGLTTGTQLEVGFNATDLTEGTYTGHVTIGSNDPDNPQVFVPVTLVVSTSTAVGDDTLPRSFALGAAYPNPFNPTTKIAYAVPAGGGRVDLKIFDLSGRLVRTLVSGDQPAGNHTALWTGKSDAGRRAASGTYFYRLQAPGFDETRKMVLVK; from the coding sequence CGACCAGGTTGACCTCGAATCCCTCAACTGGGAGCTGCGCGACGCCAAGGCGCCGCTGCCCGTCCGGCACAGCACCGTGATCCGGTCCTTGCGTGACACGGCCGTCCGCTCCCAGCAACCGCTGCTGGACGAACTGGAGACCCTGCGCGGACGCGGCCAGGTGCGCGGCTACACGCCCCACTGGCTGATCAACTCCGTGGTGGTCGCGACCACCGTTAACGAGATTTCCCGGCTGGCCGCCCGCCCCGACGTGGAGGTGATCGAGCCCGACCTGGTGGTCGAGCTGATCGGCCCCGTCACCGAGCCCCGCGCCAAGAGCCTCGGCTCCCGCGGCATCGGCATCACTCCCGGCGTCGTGGACGTGGGCGCACGGCGTGTGTGGGACGAGCTCGGCATCGACGGCACCGGCGCCGTGGTCGGAGTGCTCGACACCGGCGTCGACGGGTCGCACCCCGCCCTGAGCGCCCGCTGGCGCGGCAACTTCGCCGACCCCGCCGAGTGCTGGCTCGACGCCGCCGGCCTCGGCGACCCGACCCCCGTGGACCAGCACTACCACGGCACGCACGTCATGGGCACCATCACCGGCCGGGCCGCCGACGACACCATCGGCGTGGCCCCCGGCGCGCTGTGGATCGCCTCGAACGTGATCAACATGAGCACCGGCACGGCCTTCGACAACGCCGTGATCACCTCGCTCGAGTTCATGGCCGATCCCGACGGGAATCCCGGCACCTTCGACGACGTGCCCGACGTCGTGCAGAACAGCTGGGGCGTCAACGAGGGCTTCACCGGCTACTACGACTGCGACTCGCGCTGGTGGGCCGCCATCGACGCCTGCGAAGCCGCGGGCGTGGTCCTGACCTGGTCCGCCGGCAACGAGGGTTCCGGCGGCACGACCATGCGCAGCCCGGCCGACCGCGCCGACAGCCTCTTCAACACCTTCAGCGTGGGCTCGACCAACCACACCGCCCCGTTCTCGGTCAGCGGCTTCTCCAGCCGCGGGCCCTCGGGTTGCGGCGGCGCCTACGCCATGAAGCCCGAGATCATGGCCCCCGGCGCGGACATCTACAGCGCCCAGCCCGGCGGCGGTTACCAGTACCTGGACGGCACGTCCATGGCCGGCCCGCACATCGCCGGCGTGGTGGCCCTGATGCGCTCGGCCAACCCCGGCCTCGACGTCGAGACCATCAAGCAGATCCTCATGGATACCGCCATCGACATGGGCGTCACCGGCGAGGACAACGACACCGGCCACGGTTTCGTGGACGCCTACGCGGCGGTGCTGCAGGTCATGTCCGGCTACGGCACCCTCGAGGGCACCGTGACCGACGTGTCCACCAGCCTGCCCATCGCGGGCGCCTCGGTGGTCTTCACGGCCGCCGGTGAGTTGAACCGCACCCGGACGACCAACGCGAGCGGCTTCTACAACATCATGCTGCCGCAGGGCGACTGGGACCTCGACTTCTCGGCTTTCGGCTACCTGGGCGACACGGTGACCGGCGTGACGGTCGTCGAGGACATGACCACCACCCAGGACGTGCAGCTGGCCCAGGCCCCCTCGGCCCTGCTCAGCGGCCACGTCTACGACGACGAGTCCGCGCCGGTGGACGGCGCCACGATCACCGTGCTGGGCACGCCGCTGGCCCCGGCCACCTCCGGTCTCGACGGCTACTACGAGATCACCATGCCCACCGGGGCGGTGTACGAGGTGCTGGCCTCGGCCTACGGCATGGGCAGCCAGCAGGTGACCCTGGACTTCCAGGGCGCCGCGACGCAGGATTTCTTCCTGCCCCAGCTCATCTTCGACAACTTCGAGAGCGGCACGCTGGTGGTGTTCCCCTGGGCGACCAGTGGCGACGCCGACTGGTTCGTGACCACGGACCAGGTCTACGAGGGCGCCTACAGCGTCAAGTCGGGCGACATCACGCATAGCCAGTCATCGGTGCTGTCGATCACCCTCGACGTGCTGGCGGCCGGCAACCTCGAGTTCTATTACAAGGTCTCGTCGGAGAGCGGCTACGACTACCTGAGCTTCTCCATCGACGGCGGCCAGCAGAACGCGTGGGCCGGCGAGATCGACTGGACTCTGGCCTCCTACCCGGTGGACGCCGGTCCGCACACCTTCAGCTGGTCCTACGACAAGGACGGCTCCGTCGACACCGGCGGCGACTGCGCGTGGCTCGACTACGTGGTGTTCCCGACCATCGCGCCGCCGACGTATCCCGAGCTGGCCGTCTCGCCGCCAGATCTCACCGAGACCCTGCAGCCGGGCGCGACCTCGGTCCAGTACATCACCTTGGACAACAACGGCGAGGGCGAGCTGATCTTCACAGCCTCGGTAACGATGGACCTGCCTCCGGCGGCTGCGTCGCGCGAGGCCATCGAACCGGGCAAGGGCGATCCCGACCCCCGCGTCGGCCAGTCGCCGCTGCTTGGTTCCGGCGGACCCGACGCCTACGGCTACAACTGGATCGACAGCGACGAGTTCGGCGGCCCGTCCTACGACTGGGCCGAGATCAACGCCGTGGGCACCGCCCTGGCGCTCACCGACGACAGCGTCTCCGGCGACCTGCCCCTGGGCTTCACGTTCAAGTTCTACGGCGCAGACTTCACCACGGTGAGGGTCTGCTCCAACGGGTTCCTCTCCTTCACCTCGAGCGACAACTCGTACACGAACGACCCGATTCCCGACGCGCAGGAACCCAACAACCTGATCGCGGCCTACTGGGACGACCTGAACCCCGCCTCCGCCGGGACGGTCTACTACTACGCCGACGCGGCCAACAACCGCTTCATCGTGGAGTGGGACGCCGTGGTGCACTACGGCACCAGCGACCCGCAGACCTTCCAGGTCATCCTGAACGGGGACCAGACGATCGTCTTCCAGTACGCGACCACCAACGGGCAGAGCGAGTCCACTGTCGGCATCGAAGACGGGAGCGGCGCCGTCGGGCTGCAGGTCGTCTTCAACGCGCCCTACATCCACGACGGTCTCGCGACCCTGTTCTCCTTCGTGCCGCCGCCGGATCCCTGGCTGACCGTGACACCCACGTCCGGCACCGTGCCCGGCTTGACCACCGGCACGCAGCTGGAGGTCGGCTTCAACGCCACCGATTTGACGGAGGGCACATACACCGGCCACGTGACCATCGGCAGCAACGACCCCGACAACCCCCAGGTCTTCGTGCCGGTGACGCTCGTGGTCAGCACCAGCACGGCGGTCGGCGACGACACGCTGCCCAGATCCTTCGCCCTGGGCGCCGCGTACCCCAACCCGTTCAACCCGACGACCAAGATCGCCTACGCGGTCCCGGCCGGCGGCGGACGGGTCGACCTGAAGATCTTCGATCTCTCGGGCCGCCTGGTGCGCACCCTGGTGTCGGGCGACCAGCCGGCCGGCAACCATACGGCTCTCTGGACGGGCAAGAGCGATGCGGGCCGGCGCGCGGCGTCGGGCACGTATTTCTACCGCCTGCAGGCGCCCGGTTTCGACGAGACCAGGAAGATGGTGCTCGTGAAGTGA